In the genome of Streptomyces sp. SAI-127, the window CCTCCTCGCGCAGGTGCGCGAAGCACGTGCTGAGCAGCCGGGAGACATGCATCTGCGAGATGCCCAGTTCCTCGGCGATGCCGCTCTGTGTCATGCCCTGGAAGAAGCGCAGGTACAGAATGGTCCGCTCGCGCTCCGGCAGGGCCTCCAGGCACGGCCTGACGGCCACCCGGTCGACCACCACGTCGAAGCCGGGGTCGGGGCCGCCGAGCGCGTCGCCCAGGGCGTAGCCGTCGGTGCCGGGCATCTCCGCCTCCAGCGACAGCGCCGAGAAGCACTCCAGTGCCTCGGCACCGGTGCGTACCTCGTCCTCGGTCAGCTGCGCCCGCTCGGCGATCTCGGCGACGGTGGGCGCCCGCCCGGGCGTCTGGGCGAGCTCCTTCGAGGCCTGCCGGACCCGGTTGCGCAGGTCCTGCACCCGGCGCGGCACGTGCAGCGTCCACATGTGGTCGCGGAAGTGCCGCTTGATCTCACCGGTCACGGTCGGCACCGCGTACGCCTCGAAGGCGCTCCCGCGTGCCGGGTCGTAATGGTCGACCGCCTTGACGAGCCCGAGGGCGGCCACCTGGTAGAGGTCTTCGAGGGACTCCCCGCGGCCCCGGAACCGGACGGCGATCCGCTCGGCCATGGGCAGCCAGAGCTCGACCAGCTCGTCCCGCAGAGCCTTGCGTTCCGGACCGTCGGGCAGCCGCGCCAGGCGCACGAACGCCTTGTCGGTGTCGGGGGCGTCGTCGTGCGGATGAGGTTGTCTTCTGGTGGCGACGGACGACATGCCGCGCACCTCCCTGTGGTGCTGGATGGACAGACACCGTGGGAGGCGCGCATGCGGACGTGAGGAAGGACATCCGGGGCCCGATGGACGGGCTCCCACGGAGACGTGCCTCCTGTCCGAAGCACTTGTCTGCTGATTCCCGTTCTCGGATGAAATGAAACAAAGGGAGCTAATCATCTGATATGTGTTTGACCGGCTCTTGGGCGAGATACCTCTGTCACAGAGATAACCTCGCGTTGTGAACGAGGAGACCTTCCCTGAAGAGCTGGCCGACGCCCTTGTCGGTG includes:
- a CDS encoding SigB/SigF/SigG family RNA polymerase sigma factor, coding for MSSVATRRQPHPHDDAPDTDKAFVRLARLPDGPERKALRDELVELWLPMAERIAVRFRGRGESLEDLYQVAALGLVKAVDHYDPARGSAFEAYAVPTVTGEIKRHFRDHMWTLHVPRRVQDLRNRVRQASKELAQTPGRAPTVAEIAERAQLTEDEVRTGAEALECFSALSLEAEMPGTDGYALGDALGGPDPGFDVVVDRVAVRPCLEALPERERTILYLRFFQGMTQSGIAEELGISQMHVSRLLSTCFAHLREEVMADAD